The following proteins come from a genomic window of Alicyclobacillus dauci:
- a CDS encoding dihydrodipicolinate synthase family protein: MKLDIHGIIPPMVTPFTWDTEELDIKAIREETEYLVQAGVHGICIGGSTGEGAGFSEEEVYTLCKTVVEQVKDRVPVIGGIIADSTAEAVSKSKAAKEAGVSSLQVTPPHYLWTPTTAGLIQHFQRIGEAAKLPILIYNVVPWVPIDVHAMTEIVNGVPWVAGVKQSGGDMHKVADMMYQLHDRVTIVTGIDDLLYPAFCLGVDGAISCMLAVVPEATIDLWNKVQAGDHTGAKTLHDRLLPVWRSIEGPDMPYLAKTAIELMGRKVGPARSPILQPRQEKRLVIRDRLVEAGFAVSAIQ, translated from the coding sequence ATGAAATTAGACATTCATGGAATTATCCCTCCAATGGTAACCCCCTTTACGTGGGACACTGAGGAATTGGATATAAAGGCAATTCGAGAAGAAACCGAGTACCTTGTTCAAGCAGGTGTCCATGGAATATGTATCGGTGGTAGCACGGGTGAGGGAGCGGGATTTTCGGAAGAAGAAGTATACACACTATGTAAAACGGTAGTGGAACAAGTAAAGGATAGAGTTCCTGTTATCGGCGGTATTATTGCAGATTCTACGGCTGAGGCAGTAAGCAAGTCTAAAGCCGCAAAAGAGGCCGGAGTAAGTTCCTTGCAGGTCACGCCTCCACACTATCTGTGGACTCCAACCACGGCAGGATTGATTCAGCACTTCCAACGGATTGGGGAAGCGGCAAAGCTGCCGATCCTCATTTACAACGTAGTCCCGTGGGTACCGATTGACGTTCATGCAATGACGGAAATTGTGAACGGTGTTCCCTGGGTTGCCGGCGTTAAGCAAAGTGGTGGAGACATGCACAAGGTAGCGGACATGATGTACCAGCTTCATGATAGAGTCACAATTGTTACTGGAATTGATGACCTGCTCTATCCTGCGTTCTGCCTGGGAGTCGATGGTGCTATTTCGTGTATGTTAGCTGTCGTACCTGAGGCCACCATCGACCTTTGGAATAAGGTGCAAGCTGGTGACCATACCGGAGCCAAGACGCTTCACGACCGATTACTTCCGGTATGGCGTTCAATAGAAGGACCTGATATGCCCTACCTCGCAAAAACAGCAATTGAGTTAATGGGGCGTAAAGTGGGCCCAGCACGCAGCCCAATTCTGCAACCACGTCAAGAGAAGAGGTTAGTGATTCGAGATAGGTTAGTTGAAGCAGGGTTTGCAGTTTCTGCAATCCAATAG
- a CDS encoding dihydrodipicolinate synthase family protein — MDTSWLKGIIATAVTPFDEREEVDETAFVEQVRYLVAAGVDGISVGGSTGEGAILSDEELSRLCVLAIAEVGGKVPVIAGIIRNCTRDALRTANAVVKTGVKALMVTPVHYHVLAPGDDGNYEFYRRIGKDIGLPIVIYNVIPHNVISPELLNKLSNIPQVVAIKQSGGDIHKLAEMVQKCGDRIVIMSAVDDLLFPTYMVGAQGSIVAPSAIIPELVVQQWQAFLRKDYEAAEELHRRILPVVQAISGVNFPGKIKEAIRQLGRTAGITRSPGHEPTEVEKETIRNALACAGVLDSSCESV; from the coding sequence TTGGATACTTCCTGGTTGAAGGGAATTATTGCTACCGCAGTGACACCTTTTGATGAAAGAGAAGAAGTGGATGAAACTGCTTTTGTAGAGCAAGTGCGCTACCTAGTTGCGGCTGGTGTTGATGGTATCAGCGTTGGAGGGTCTACTGGTGAGGGTGCCATTTTATCCGACGAAGAGTTGAGCCGTTTGTGTGTATTAGCAATTGCAGAAGTAGGGGGAAAGGTTCCAGTAATTGCTGGCATTATCCGTAATTGCACACGTGACGCATTACGAACTGCTAACGCGGTAGTAAAAACCGGTGTAAAAGCATTGATGGTGACGCCGGTACACTACCACGTTTTGGCGCCGGGTGATGATGGCAATTACGAGTTTTACCGCAGAATCGGCAAAGACATTGGGTTACCGATTGTCATCTATAATGTTATTCCACATAACGTGATATCTCCTGAGTTGCTAAACAAACTGTCCAATATTCCTCAAGTTGTAGCCATTAAACAGAGTGGCGGTGATATCCACAAGTTGGCCGAAATGGTTCAAAAGTGTGGAGATCGTATCGTAATCATGAGTGCTGTCGACGACTTGCTATTTCCAACGTATATGGTTGGAGCTCAAGGATCAATTGTGGCTCCATCGGCTATCATTCCGGAGCTTGTAGTGCAGCAATGGCAAGCGTTTCTTCGGAAGGACTATGAAGCTGCAGAAGAACTTCACCGACGAATTCTGCCAGTTGTTCAGGCGATTTCGGGCGTGAACTTCCCGGGGAAGATCAAAGAAGCGATTCGCCAATTGGGAAGAACCGCTGGAATCACCAGAAGCCCTGGCCATGAGCCAACAGAAGTCGAAAAGGAAACGATTCGAAATGCACTCGCATGCGCAGGAGTGTTGGACAGTAGTTGCGAGTCCGTGTGA
- a CDS encoding DAK2 domain-containing protein, which translates to MLEMVRASKDEFNRLDGAQGDGDLGVTVELVMEAVHQAAQEHSDIKKWLIESGSLVRRKAPSTMGVLIAFALSAAGRSLQDGALPTTQTFVKIQEVMIDEIMKRGEADVGDRTVLDALVPAFEAYRDAVVTGSSAKLALEFAAEAALKGAEGTRNLTPKTGRASWVGERAVGEIDGGAWFCYMVYHTLRTLP; encoded by the coding sequence ATGTTAGAGATGGTTCGGGCCTCGAAGGACGAATTTAATCGACTTGACGGTGCTCAAGGCGATGGCGATCTAGGCGTTACCGTCGAACTTGTTATGGAGGCTGTTCACCAGGCTGCACAGGAGCACAGCGATATAAAAAAATGGCTGATTGAAAGCGGAAGCTTAGTTCGCAGAAAAGCGCCATCGACCATGGGTGTGCTGATTGCATTTGCTCTTTCAGCCGCGGGCCGATCATTACAGGATGGGGCTTTGCCGACTACTCAAACGTTCGTGAAAATCCAAGAGGTGATGATTGATGAAATCATGAAAAGAGGTGAGGCAGACGTCGGTGACCGTACTGTGTTAGATGCGCTCGTCCCAGCATTTGAGGCTTACCGAGATGCGGTAGTGACGGGGAGTTCTGCGAAACTAGCGCTTGAGTTTGCGGCTGAAGCTGCTCTGAAAGGTGCTGAGGGGACGAGAAATCTGACACCAAAAACGGGCCGCGCAAGTTGGGTTGGAGAGAGAGCCGTCGGCGAGATAGATGGCGGTGCCTGGTTCTGCTACATGGTCTACCACACTTTGCGTACATTGCCTTAG
- a CDS encoding dihydroxyacetone kinase subunit DhaK yields the protein MKKILNDPSNFVDESLQGVVLAHSDLLRCDDDLRVIVRSDAPVRGKVAIATGGGYGHLPVFLGYVGQGLADGVCVGNVFSSPSADAMLAVTKAIHGGAGVLYLYGNYFGDKMNFDLAAELARDEGIEVETVRVTDDVASAPIDQMSKRRGVGGVFFVYKIAGACAESGAPLKEVKKAAEQAALNVRTMGIGFSPCTIPASGKTTFEIAEDELEIGIGIHGEPGIARAKIGTANELVSLLLTHLTRDLDLVSGDDVSVLVNGTGSTPLEELYVAYKEVHDWFSQKRINIFKPFVGEYATSLEMAGFSISVLKLDDTMKRYLETPVHTPFIKQW from the coding sequence ATGAAAAAAATCTTAAATGACCCATCTAATTTCGTAGATGAATCGTTACAAGGCGTTGTGTTAGCACATTCAGATTTGCTGCGTTGTGATGACGACCTAAGAGTAATTGTTAGATCTGACGCACCAGTTAGAGGTAAGGTTGCTATTGCGACCGGCGGCGGTTATGGGCACTTACCGGTGTTTTTGGGGTATGTGGGTCAGGGATTGGCCGATGGAGTATGTGTTGGGAATGTGTTTAGTTCACCGAGTGCAGACGCAATGTTAGCGGTTACCAAAGCCATTCATGGTGGAGCTGGAGTTCTGTATTTATACGGAAATTACTTTGGCGACAAGATGAATTTCGATCTCGCTGCTGAATTGGCGCGGGATGAAGGTATCGAGGTTGAGACGGTTCGTGTTACAGACGATGTAGCATCAGCTCCAATCGATCAGATGAGTAAACGTCGGGGTGTAGGCGGGGTTTTCTTTGTTTATAAAATCGCGGGTGCTTGTGCTGAATCTGGTGCTCCTTTAAAGGAGGTGAAAAAAGCTGCAGAGCAGGCGGCATTGAATGTCCGTACGATGGGTATCGGATTTTCTCCATGTACGATACCAGCCTCCGGGAAAACAACATTTGAAATTGCCGAGGATGAGCTAGAAATTGGAATCGGTATTCACGGAGAACCGGGAATAGCGAGGGCGAAAATTGGTACAGCCAATGAACTCGTGTCTCTACTACTAACACATTTGACGAGGGATTTGGATTTGGTATCCGGAGATGATGTGTCTGTTCTTGTAAATGGTACCGGTAGTACTCCATTAGAAGAATTGTACGTTGCTTACAAAGAAGTGCACGATTGGTTCAGCCAAAAGCGGATCAATATATTCAAGCCGTTTGTTGGAGAATACGCAACCTCTTTAGAGATGGCTGGGTTTTCTATATCGGTTCTCAAATTGGATGACACCATGAAGAGATATCTTGAAACTCCTGTGCATACGCCTTTCATCAAGCAGTGGTAG
- a CDS encoding FadR/GntR family transcriptional regulator encodes MTQKESVAKIAAERIKDFIKKGEVGSDGKLPNERDLSKILMVGRSSVREALLLLETEGVIEIRPMKGSYVVSQENYNAAQFMSWYNQYQPEIFHLLETRIALEPMAAFLAAERVTEEQLERLEKCHEQFVDFIMENNVIKIALGDEAFHDLIFESSQNPLLQNLNNVIKKMLTDYRKKVFSIPKEAMKAVSQHDEILRFIRERNPEAAKENMIQHLLISKRGLLETAETEGSLIDTSLRGGSE; translated from the coding sequence TTGACACAAAAAGAATCGGTTGCAAAGATTGCTGCAGAGCGAATTAAAGATTTTATCAAAAAAGGGGAAGTCGGTTCTGATGGAAAGCTTCCAAATGAACGAGACTTATCCAAGATCCTGATGGTTGGCCGTTCATCTGTCCGTGAGGCACTACTCCTCCTGGAAACGGAAGGAGTCATTGAAATCCGACCAATGAAAGGTTCCTATGTTGTCTCTCAAGAGAATTACAATGCCGCCCAATTCATGTCTTGGTACAACCAGTATCAACCTGAAATTTTTCATTTACTGGAGACCAGAATTGCTCTTGAACCGATGGCAGCATTTTTGGCAGCGGAAAGAGTGACAGAAGAGCAACTTGAACGATTGGAAAAGTGCCACGAACAGTTCGTTGACTTTATTATGGAAAATAACGTTATAAAAATCGCCTTAGGTGACGAAGCATTTCATGATTTGATATTTGAATCTTCTCAAAATCCCCTGCTTCAGAATCTCAATAACGTCATCAAAAAAATGCTAACGGACTATCGTAAAAAGGTGTTTTCTATTCCAAAGGAGGCGATGAAAGCCGTAAGTCAACATGACGAAATCCTTCGGTTTATTCGCGAGAGGAACCCGGAGGCGGCGAAGGAAAACATGATTCAACATCTTCTCATATCGAAACGCGGTTTGCTAGAGACCGCAGAGACAGAAGGTAGCCTAATTGATACTTCTTTACGTGGGGGTTCTGAATGA
- a CDS encoding MFS transporter, giving the protein MGNISPQNDSALISRSVRPRSNIRWIVVVILTLLSIVNYLDRGNLSVAAPLIMKDLHMNPAAMGVILSSFVWPYAIMNLPSGWAVDRFGTKLIMSIAVGFWSVVAVSTGFMRSMGSFILTRVLLGVGESAMFPAAIKATNAWFPKHEKGFATSIFIAGTQVGLAVSPPLSTALMLAFGWPSMFIIIGSIGFLVLIGWIILYKDPTKNKWLSKEEFRYIRSVVDDTAFSLRAKPQTKITLVQWIKLFGQVSTWAMIIGDFALQYLFWFYISWLPTYLEKSEHLSISKTGIYASLPFVAGTLGVLIGGKLSDWFISKGMTRLNGRRYTISLGAILTAVALLITAFVHSHGLAITLLTVGMFTYSLCSAPIWTLATDVVESDAYVASIGSIQNFGGFLGGAFAPVVTGILVASFGGFTIALVVTGILAIISAVMYALVLKRPIGV; this is encoded by the coding sequence ATGGGAAATATATCACCTCAGAATGACTCTGCTTTAATCAGTAGGTCTGTCCGCCCGAGATCTAACATTCGCTGGATTGTCGTTGTCATCCTCACGCTACTGTCAATAGTCAATTATTTGGATCGTGGTAATCTCTCAGTAGCAGCCCCTCTTATCATGAAGGATCTCCACATGAATCCCGCGGCAATGGGTGTCATTCTCTCCTCCTTTGTCTGGCCGTACGCTATCATGAATTTACCGTCGGGATGGGCTGTAGACCGTTTTGGAACCAAACTCATTATGTCCATCGCAGTCGGTTTCTGGTCAGTTGTGGCTGTATCTACCGGGTTCATGAGATCAATGGGCAGCTTTATCCTTACCCGTGTGCTGCTCGGAGTCGGTGAGTCGGCCATGTTTCCTGCGGCTATTAAGGCAACGAACGCGTGGTTTCCAAAACACGAAAAGGGCTTTGCAACTAGTATATTTATTGCGGGAACCCAGGTCGGGCTTGCCGTCTCACCCCCATTATCAACTGCTCTTATGCTAGCGTTTGGGTGGCCGTCCATGTTTATCATTATCGGCTCCATTGGGTTCTTGGTATTGATTGGATGGATCATCTTATACAAAGACCCGACAAAGAATAAGTGGCTGAGTAAAGAGGAATTTCGATACATTCGGTCAGTTGTTGACGACACCGCATTCTCCCTACGAGCCAAGCCTCAGACTAAAATCACCCTTGTACAATGGATCAAGTTGTTTGGGCAAGTGTCCACATGGGCCATGATTATCGGCGACTTTGCACTTCAATACTTATTCTGGTTCTATATTTCTTGGTTACCCACATACCTTGAAAAGTCAGAACATTTATCCATTTCAAAAACCGGTATCTACGCATCGCTTCCTTTCGTAGCCGGGACTCTGGGTGTTCTAATTGGAGGGAAGTTGTCAGACTGGTTTATCTCAAAAGGTATGACGAGACTTAACGGCAGAAGATACACCATATCCCTTGGAGCCATCTTGACGGCTGTAGCATTACTCATTACAGCATTCGTGCATTCCCACGGACTGGCCATTACGTTACTTACCGTTGGAATGTTCACATATAGCCTGTGTTCTGCACCAATCTGGACTCTCGCCACCGACGTCGTAGAATCTGATGCATACGTGGCTTCCATTGGCAGCATACAAAATTTCGGAGGCTTTCTAGGCGGAGCATTCGCGCCTGTTGTCACAGGCATATTGGTTGCATCATTCGGAGGCTTCACGATCGCCCTGGTAGTTACCGGTATTTTAGCAATCATTTCTGCTGTGATGTACGCATTAGTCCTGAAGCGGCCAATTGGAGTTTGA